One Drechmeria coniospora strain ARSEF 6962 chromosome 01, whole genome shotgun sequence genomic region harbors:
- a CDS encoding putative tRNA-specific adenosine deaminase 1 — protein MITRADLIAQVVITQFGKLPSKRKPAVRDNGLHDWVPLSGIVAEVDGRFTCLALATGMKCLPACKLPESNGNALHDWHAEILAIRTLNRFLLDDCSSLIENRPHSGLLQTAPHGGTSDEKPRTPPFRIRDNVKIHMYCSEAPCGDASMELTMAVQPDASPWQRPASGIIPLPDGSDPLPGRADFSQLGIVRRKPARGDAQPTLSKSCSDKLALKQATSLLCSLTALYVEPANAYVDTLVLPESQYSSVACARAFSETGRMSSVRGKTWRGGYVFRPFAVEATTVEFDFSRRAVLARAAEGISASNIAAAWSLSGVEESIINGVLQGRKMSDQRGASHMSRRQMWRAARHLARRLDGHDAMAHPLSQPTYRDVKGGTLLAEREAVKAAVRVAALVGWVPCREDADFNIDVAS, from the exons ATGATCACAAGAGCAGACCTCATCGCGCAGGTTGTCATAACCCAATTTGGTAAACTACCGTCAAAGCGAAAGCCAGCCGTCCGCGACAATGGCCTCCACGACTGGGTTCCCCTGAGCGGCATCGTCGCGGAAGTGGATGGAAGGTTCACTTGCTTGGCCCTCGC GACCGGCATGAAATGTCTGCCAGCATGTAAACTTCCCGAATCGAATGGAAATGCACTTCACGACTGGCACGCGGAGATCCTGGCCATCAGGACACTGAATCGATTTCTGCTGGACGACTGCTCGAGCTTGATCGAGAACAGGCCCCATTCTGGTCTTCTTCAGACGGCGCCTCATGGCGGTACCAGCGACGAGAAACCACGCACGCCGCCGTTCCGAATCAGAGACAATGTCAAGATTCACATGTACTGCTCGGAGGCTCCCT gcggcgacgcaaGCATGGAACTGACCATGGCCGTCCAACCCGACGCCTCACCATGGCAGAGACCAGCTTCCGGCATCATTCCGCTGCCCGACGGCTCGGATCCTCTTCCCGGACGCGCCGACTTCTCCCAGCTTGGAATCGTCCGCCGCAAACCAGCTCGCGGTGACGCCCAGCCGACCCTCTCCAAGTCCTGCTCCGACAAGCTCGCTCTGAAGCAGGCTACCTCGCTCCTCTGCTCCCTCACGGCACTCTACGTCGAGCCGGCCAACGCCTACGTCGATACACTTGTGCTTCCCGAGTCGCAGTACTCGTCCGTCGCATGCGCCCGTGCCTTCTCCGAGACCGGCCGCATGAGCAGCGTGCGCGGCAAAACCTGGCGGGGGGGCTACGTCTTTAGGCCGTTTGCGGTGGAGGCTACGACGGTGGAATTCGACTTCTCGCGGCGGGCGGTCCTGGCTCGGGCGGCTGAAGGAATCTCGGCCAGCAACATTGCCGCGGCCTGGTCCTTGTCCGGTGTCGAAGAGTCCATCATCAATGGTGTACTGCAAGGAAGGAAGATGTCGGACCAACGAGGGGCTAGTCACATGTCGAGGCGACAGATGTGGAGGGCGGCCCGACATCTCGCTCGGCGGCTCGACGGTCACGACGCCATGGCGCATCCCCTAAGCCAGCCGACATACCGCGACGTCAAGGGCGGGACACTGCTGGCAGAGAGAGAGGCCGTCAAAGCGGCCGTTCGGGTGGCGGCCCTAGTTGGCTGGGTGCCTTGCCGCGAGGATGCAGACTTCAATATCGACGTCGCATCTTGA